From Rutidosis leptorrhynchoides isolate AG116_Rl617_1_P2 chromosome 3, CSIRO_AGI_Rlap_v1, whole genome shotgun sequence, a single genomic window includes:
- the LOC139897444 gene encoding uncharacterized protein, with product MGADANTPQQNLDSEYVDSLLEAARYNDIDDLKNLAAIGVSLNSKDAQGRTALHMASANGHVDIVNYLISNKADVNALNVENNTPLHWACVNGHIEVLKILILAGANVSNLNRHERTPMDEAAVSGKMEVIDAINAAVAQADLAGTSI from the exons ATGGGGGCGGACGCAAACACACCACAACAGAACCTCGACTCTGAATACGTCGACTCCTTGCTTGAG GCGGCTAGATATAATGATATCGATGATCTGAAAAACTTAGCTGCTATTGGGGTATCACTTAACTCCAAGGATGCACAAGGCAGAACAG CACTTCATATGGCATCAGCAAATGGACACGTTGATATAGTCAACTATCTTATCAGTAATAAAGCG GATGTCAATGCTTTAAATGTGGAGAACAACACACCTCTTCATTGGGCCTGCGTCAATGGTCACATAGAA GTTCTTAAGATATTGATTCTCGCTGGAGCCAACGTATCAAATTTAAATCG ACATGAACGGACTCCCATGGATGAAGCTGCCGTTAGTGGAAAAATGGAAGTCATTGATGCCATCAACGCTGCAGTGGCACAAGCTGACCTTGCAGGAACAAGCATTTAA